A single Stigmatopora argus isolate UIUO_Sarg chromosome 7, RoL_Sarg_1.0, whole genome shotgun sequence DNA region contains:
- the pdcd11 gene encoding protein RRP5 homolog isoform X2, giving the protein MDFVEEDFPRGGTVKEAPISKIKRRIEVDNLFQSNGKEARKRAFFPKDDSKKFKKQETIEEGEDSLALNAPTKCVEILHMKKLKEGMLLLGCVKEVSDFEVIVGLPCGLRGFLSIRNICDSYTKLLTEQLDSDHTEDIIALPHLFSSGMMLRCVVAKLATSRRGTLSIQLSINPKLVNKALKSNALKVGMVLSGCVESLQDHGCLVDIGIKGTKAFLPKKTAKDKQKNHNVLKVGEYITCQIKQVKKDGCLLRLDMNPSVIGKACAESQQGWNLTNLLPGLLVKATIQKVTKHGLHLNFLSSFSGQVDFFHMERGMAYTEGETVLARVLYMEPSTRLVGLSLRGYIVQSETRINTLLACGDIISKVVDCQITSMHHNSGAMLELPDKTLAFVHRHNLEEPNESLNENKLQALPKRTCRITDFSPMDQIHLATLRKTVIKKPFFRCSDLRAGQIVEGTVSVILNHGMTVHLSSHIRGMVPNTHLSDITLKNPEKKYAEGMKVKCRVLSMNVDTKKLFLTLKKALIESTLPLFLTYDDAWCGRVSHGYIVSVKTFGCIVRFYNDVKGLVPISELSSELIVNPEEVFSVGQVMKARVLQCDPVKQKLLLSFKAAIAEERKKKVQFELGKRLDVKVIKKSTNGLEVAILPEEVHAILPIVHLSDLMSNCQLLAEALQEGDTISNLVCVFQNTTEITITKKPAVIWSLEEGFAAKDFSEILVGMQMIGWVQNIAHGIFVEFPYGLVGFAPKSALSEIFITDITTIFKVGQTVIAKVTNLDEEKKQFSVTLKISEVAMPEGAVLNGLMHAVEERQAVSEMIALRDSRDIYKQLAALTVGQRLKLVVDTENYDDVAYFKSDELVGATIQATKRHVMGIQLTPGQKVDAVVLYVDIFSSTVHVSLLSELVGKKKKLTEKSHHFAILQHNINDLAIISVEGTAHMTIIQTQKHLNEITHLESNKLWTGMPLAVEVVEPHCEQLRGLPLVSWKRSLPKRWRTVTLNKTDLENKTDLENKTDLENKTDLENKTDLENKTDLENKTDLENKTDLENKTDLETGCRFGEIVEGKVRSVKPTNIQVTLEDGISGFIHVSEVMTSEEVAEGSFPTASVKVGKMVTCRVIGGRKNTSNGVLPISHPRGKYTLPELTIIPSKLDDKIELTSVTPQQKLSRYKAGEEITCFVSKFNSEMKCLEITCDPSVSGTVELLALITHPKDSSHPEKLYKLGQAVKAKVVEVSLKLQRLVLSLSGIHELEAGKIVLGRVSSILPHLGLIVKLPFGNIGSVAITDLADAYKPNPLAAFQKDQLLRFYLLGSENDKWHLSLRASRVSPQEAKPAKDIEVLSLDDMQDGQLIRGYIKSVSEHGVFIRLSNSIVGRATLKQSTKYFVHNNHKCLSNLLPANTLLMTKIIRIDRKENLVDLSLLTEDTGKPDVLPESLGLPLRLLGEKKKKHDLENKRKRSISESEETEKIAKKKKKTSLEDSDSGVEVYFREEEDQEDEGAKSKAGNVSSSSGPSRLRVETGFSWELGLSSLKPATATKYTDSSDGEEQDESKPQKKSRQELEREKKVSEKALAQRELELMDPQLRPQDAAEFERLLLASPNSSLLWLQFMAQHLQATQIEQARAVAERALKTISFREEQEKLNVWVALLNLENMYGTQESLKKVFERALQFCEPIPVYQQLADIYAKSDKIKEAENLYKSMVKRFRQNKAVWVSYGTFLLQQGQSDAASALLQRALASLPSKESVEIITKFAQLEFRFGNTEKGRTMFDKVLTSYPKRTDLWSVFIDLVVKHGSQNDVRAIFDRVIHLSLSIKKIKFFFKRYLEYEKKHGTPQTIQAVKDKAMEFVEGKANEVAS; this is encoded by the exons ATGGATTTTGTGGAGGAAGACTTCCCCCGAGGGGGCACAGTTAAGGAAGCTCCTATAAGCAAAATAAAAAGACGGATTGAGGTGGACAATCTTTTCCAG tcaAATGGAAAAGAAGCAAGGAAAAGGGCGTTCTTTCCAAAAGATGACAGCAAGAAATTCAAGAAGCAAGAAACCATTGAGGAGGGTGAAGATAGCCTTGCTCTCAATGCACCTACAAAGTGTGTGGAAATACTACatatgaag AAATTAAAGGAAGGCATGTTGCTACTGGGTTGTGTGAAAGAGGTCTCAGACTTTGAGGTGATTGTTGGTCTACCTTGTGGTCTGCGCGGCTTCCTGAGCATCAGGAACATCTGTGATTCTTACACCAAGCTGCTTACTGAACAATTGGATTCAGATCACACTGAG gaTATTATTGCTCTGCCACACCTCTTCAGTTCTGGCATGATGTTGAGGTGTGTAGTTGCCAAATTGGCGACTTCCAGAAGAGGCACTTTGAGCATACAACTCTCAATTAATCCAAAACTGGTTAACAAGGCTCTCAAATCAAATGCTCTGAAAGTTGGGATG GTATTAAGTGGATGTGTTGAGAGCCTTCAAGATCATGGCTGCTTAGTGGACATTGGTATCAAGGGAACCAAGGCTTTCCTGCCCAAAAAGACTGCTAAAGATAAACAGAAAAATCACAATG tGTTAAAAGTGGGAGAGTACATTACTTGTCAAATAAAACAAGTGAAGAAGGATGGATGTTTATTGCGCCTTGATATGAACCCCTCAGTTATTGGCAAAGCTTGTGCTGAATCTCAACAAGGATGGAACTTGACTAACCTTCTTCCAGGACTTCTTGTTAAAGCAACAATCCAAAAG GTGACCAAACATGGACTGCACCTGAACTTTCTCTCGTCCTTCAGTGGTCAGGTAGACTTTTTTCACATGGAAAGAGGGATGGCTTACACTGAGGGAGAAACG GTTCTGGCCCGTGTGCTGTACATGGAGCCATCAACCCGTTTAGTAGGATTAAGTCTGCGTGGCTACATAGTTCAGTCTGAAACCAGAATCAATACCCTGCTTGCCTGCGGCGATATCATCAGTAAGGTGGTGGACTGCCAGATTACCTCTATGCACCACAACTCTGGAGCTATGTTGGAATTGCCCGACAAAACCCTGGCATTTGTACAT AGGCATAACCTGGAGGAGCCTAATGAATCACTTAATGAGAACAAACTACAAGCCTTACCCAAGCGCACTTGCAGGATAACTGACTTCAGCCCCATGGACcaaattcatttggcaacaCTACGCAA gaCTGTTATTAAGAAACCCTTCTTTCGATGCAGCGATCTTCGGGCTGGTCAAATTGTAGAG GGGACAGTGTCCGTCATACTCAATCATGGTATGACGGTACATTTGTCCAGTCACATTCGAGGAATGGTGCCTAATACCCACTTATCTGACATCACCTTGAAGAACCCTGAGAAAAAGTATGCAGAGGGCATGAAAGTCAAATGTCGG GTGTTGTCAATGAATGTTGACACGAAGAAGCTGTTTTTGACCCTAAAGAAGGCCCTTATAGAAAGCACCTTGCCATTATTCCTAACCTATGACGATGCATGGTGTGGAAGGGTTTCTCATGGCTACATTGTTTCTGTCAAGACATTCGGCTGCATCGTCCGATTCTACAATGATGTTAAGGGCCTGGTGCCAATCAGTGAGCTCAGCTCTGAATTGATCGTTAACCCTGAGGAAGTCTTCAGCGTTGGTCAG GTGATGAAGGCAAGGGTTCTACAGTGTGATCCAGTGAAGCAAAAGCTGTTGCTGTCATTTAAAGCTGCCATAgcggaagaaagaaaaaaaaaagtccagtttGAGTTGGGAAAG AGATTGGACGTCAAGGTCATTAAGAAGTCAACCAACGGTCTAGAAGTGGCCATTCTTCCTGAAGAGGTGCATGCCATCCTACCCATAGTGCACCTGTCTGATCTCATGTCTAACTGCCAGTTGCTGGCGGAGGCCCTGCAGGAGGGAGACACCATTTCAAACCTCGTCTGTGTTTTTCAAAATACGACAGAGATT ACTATCACAAAGAAGCCGGCAGTGATCTGGTCATTAGAGGAAGGATTCGCTGCTAAGGATTTCTCTGAGATTCTAGTTGGAATGCAGATGATTGGTTGGGTCCAGAACATAGCTCACGGCATCTTTGTCGAGTTCCCCTACGGCCTTGTTGGTTTTGCACCAAAGTCT GCCCTATCTGAGATCTTCATTACGGATATAACAACCATATTCAAGGTCGGCCAGACGGTGATTGCTAAGGTGACTAATTTGGATGAGGAGAAGAAGCAATTCTCGGTCACACTGAAAATCTCTGAGGTCGCCATGCCAGAAGGAGCTGTCCTTAACGGACTCATGCATGCTGTGGAAGAAAGACAAGCTGTGAGTGAAATGATCGCACTGAGAG actCTAGGGATATTTACAAGCAGTTAGCTGCTCTGACTGTTGGCCAGAGGCTCAAGTTGGTTGTGGACACAGAGAATTATGATGATGTAGCCTACTTCAAGTCAGATGAGTTGGTTGGTGCCACCATACAGGCCACTAAACGCCATGTGATGG GGATTCAGTTGACCCCAGGACAAAAGGTTGACGCAGTTGTTCTTTATGTTGACATCTTTTCTTCTACTGTCCATGTGTCCCTCCTTTCTGAGTTGgttgggaaaaagaaaaag cTGACAGAAAAGAGCCATCACTTTGCAATTTTGCAACACAACATAAACGATCTAGCCATCATCTCCGTGGAAGGCACTGCTCATATGACAATCATTCAAACACAAAAGCACCTGAATGAGATCACCCATTTAGAGTCAAATAAGCTGTGGACAGGAATGCCTTTGGCCGTTGAGGTTGTTGAACCCCACTGCGAGCAATTGCGAGGGCTCCCTCTAGTGTCATGGAAGCGTTCTTTACCGAAACGGTGGCGCACAGTTACATTAAACAAGACGGACTTAGAAAACAAGACGGACTTAGAAAACAAGACGGACTTAGAAAACAAGACGGACTTAGAAAACAAGACGGACTTAGAAAACAAGACGGACTTAGAAAACAAGACAGACTTAGAAAACAAGACGGACTTAGAAAACAAGACGGACTTAGAAACTGGCTGCCGATTTGGAGAAATTGTAGAGGGCAAAGTACGTTCAGTGAAACCTACCAACATTCAGGTCACACTAGAGGATGGAATCTCAGGCTTTATCCATGTGTCTGAGGTGATGACGTCTGAAGAAGTGGCAGAAGGATCTTTCCCTACAGCTTCAGTGAAAGTGGGCAAAATGGTCACTTGCAGGGTCAttggaggaagaaaaaacaccAGTAATGG AGTCCTACCTATTTCCCACCCAAGAGGCAAGTACACTCTTCCAGAGCTCACAATAATACCGAG CAAACTGGATGACAAAATTGAGCTCACATCGGTTACGCCACAACAGAAATTGAGCCGTTATAAGGCTGGTGAGGAAATAACCTGTTTTGTCTCAAAG TTTAATTCAGAGATGAAGTGTTTGGAGATCACCTGTGATCCTTCGGTCTCTGGAACAGTGGAATTGCTAGCCCTGATTACTCATCCTAAA GATTCCAGCCACCCTGAGAAATTGTATAAACTTGGCCAAGCTGTTAAGGCTAAAGTGGTTGAAGTGAGTCTCAAGCTTCAACGATTGGTATTATCACTCTCAG GAATTCATGAACTGGAAGCAGGTAAAATCGTATTGGGAAGGGTGTCCAGCATTCTCCCACACCTCGGCCTTATAGTCAAACTTCCGTTTGGTAACATTGGAAGTGTGGCAATCACTGACCTTGCTGATGCATACAAGCCCAACCCGTTAGCAGCATTTCAGAAGGATCAGCTGCTGAG GTTCTATCTTCTGGGCAGTGAAAATGACAAGTGGCATTTATCTCTACGAGCCTCAAG GGTGAGCCCACAAGAGGCCAAGCCAGCAAAAGACATTGAAGTTTTATCCCTAGATGATATGCAAGACGGCCAGTTAATCAGGGGCTATATCAAATCTGTCAGTGAGCATGGGGTCTTTATAAG GTTGTCAAATAGCATCGTAGGGAGAGCCACACTTAAGCAGTCCACCAAGTATTTTGTTCACAACAACCACAAATGCCTCAGTAATCTTCTACCAGCCAACACCCTGCTCATGACCAAGATCATCAG AATCGACAGAAAAGAGAACCTGGTTGACCTGTCCCTGCTCACCGAGGACACTGGGAAGCCAGATGTCCTTCCCGAATCACTCGGCCTACCGCTACGTCTCttgggagaaaagaaaaagaagcatGACctagaaaacaaaagaaaacgttCTATTTCTGAAAGTGAAGAG ACTGAAAAaatagcaaagaaaaaaaagaaaacaagccttGAAGACAGTGACAGTGGGGTTGAAGTGTACTTCAGAGAGGAGGAAGATCAGGAAGATGAAGGCGCTAAATCGAAAGCTGGAAAT GTTTCCAGTTCCTCGGGTCCTTCCCGACTGCGGGTTGAAACTGGATTCTCCTGGGAACTTGGCTTGAGCTCACTGAAGCCTGCTACAGCAACCAAGTATACAGACTCCAGTGATGGAGAGGAGCAAGATGAAAGCAAG CCTCAGAAGAAGTCTCGGCAGGAGCTAGAGAGGGAGAAAAAGGTGTCGGAGAAAGCTTTGGCGCAACGTGAGCTGGAGTTGATGGACCCTCAACTCCGGCCCCAGGATGCAGCAGAGTTCGAACGCCTGCTCTTGGCCTCTCCCAATAGCTCGCTGCTCTGGCTTCAGTTCATGGCACAGCACCTGCAGGCCACCCAGATTGAGCAGGCTCGTGCAGTAGCAGAGAGGGCGCTGAAAACCATTTCTTTCAG agAAGAGCAGGAGAAGCTGAATGTGTGGGTGGCCCTGCTAAATTTGGAGAATATGTACGGCACTCAGGAGAGTTTGAAGAAAGTATTTGAGCGAGCCCTTCAGTTCTGTGAACCCATACCAGTCTATCAGCAGCTGGCTGACATCTACGCCAAATCTGACAAGATCAAG GAGGCGGAGAACTTGTATAAGTCCATGGTGAAGCGTTTTCGTCAAAACAAAGCAGTGTGGGTGAGCTATGGTACCTTCCTGCTTCAGCAGGGCCAGAGTGATGCGGCCAGCGCCCTTCTACAAAGGGCGCTTGCAAGTCTGCCATCCAAAGAAA GTGTGGAAATTATCACAAAGTTTGCACAGCTGGAGTTCCGCTTTGGAAACACAGAAAAAGGTCGTACAATGTTTGACAAAGTCCTCACAAGCTACCCAAAACGCACAGACCTCTGGTCTGTTTTCATCGACCTCGTGGTCAAACATGGATCACAGAATGATGTCCG GGCCATCTTTGATCGCGTGATCCATCTGAGTTTGTCGATAAAGAAAATCAAGTTCTTCTTCAAGCGGTATCTGGAATACGAGAAGAAGCACGGAACACCACAGACCATCCAAGCTGTCAAAGACAAGGCTATGGAGTTTGTTGAAGGCAAAGCCAATGAGGTGGCCAGCTAA
- the pdcd11 gene encoding protein RRP5 homolog isoform X1: MDFVEEDFPRGGTVKEAPISKIKRRIEVDNLFQSNGKEARKRAFFPKDDSKKFKKQETIEEGEDSLALNAPTKCVEILHMKKLKEGMLLLGCVKEVSDFEVIVGLPCGLRGFLSIRNICDSYTKLLTEQLDSDHTEDIIALPHLFSSGMMLRCVVAKLATSRRGTLSIQLSINPKLVNKALKSNALKVGMVLSGCVESLQDHGCLVDIGIKGTKAFLPKKTAKDKQKNHNVLKVGEYITCQIKQVKKDGCLLRLDMNPSVIGKACAESQQGWNLTNLLPGLLVKATIQKVTKHGLHLNFLSSFSGQVDFFHMERGMAYTEGETVLARVLYMEPSTRLVGLSLRGYIVQSETRINTLLACGDIISKVVDCQITSMHHNSGAMLELPDKTLAFVHRHNLEEPNESLNENKLQALPKRTCRITDFSPMDQIHLATLRKTVIKKPFFRCSDLRAGQIVEGTVSVILNHGMTVHLSSHIRGMVPNTHLSDITLKNPEKKYAEGMKVKCRVLSMNVDTKKLFLTLKKALIESTLPLFLTYDDAWCGRVSHGYIVSVKTFGCIVRFYNDVKGLVPISELSSELIVNPEEVFSVGQVMKARVLQCDPVKQKLLLSFKAAIAEERKKKVQFELGKRLDVKVIKKSTNGLEVAILPEEVHAILPIVHLSDLMSNCQLLAEALQEGDTISNLVCVFQNTTEITITKKPAVIWSLEEGFAAKDFSEILVGMQMIGWVQNIAHGIFVEFPYGLVGFAPKSALSEIFITDITTIFKVGQTVIAKVTNLDEEKKQFSVTLKISEVAMPEGAVLNGLMHAVEERQAVSEMIALRDSRDIYKQLAALTVGQRLKLVVDTENYDDVAYFKSDELVGATIQATKRHVMGIQLTPGQKVDAVVLYVDIFSSTVHVSLLSELVGKKKKLTEKSHHFAILQHNINDLAIISVEGTAHMTIIQTQKHLNEITHLESNKLWTGMPLAVEVVEPHCEQLRGLPLVSWKRSLPKRWRTVTLNKTDLENKTDLENKTDLENKTDLENKTDLENKTDLENKTDLENKTDLENKTDLETGCRFGEIVEGKVRSVKPTNIQVTLEDGISGFIHVSEVMTSEEVAEGSFPTASVKVGKMVTCRVIGGRKNTSNGVLPISHPRGKYTLPELTIIPSKLDDKIELTSVTPQQKLSRYKAGEEITCFVSKFNSEMKCLEITCDPSVSGTVELLALITHPKDSSHPEKLYKLGQAVKAKVVEVSLKLQRLVLSLSGIHELEAGKIVLGRVSSILPHLGLIVKLPFGNIGSVAITDLADAYKPNPLAAFQKDQLLRFYLLGSENDKWHLSLRASRVSPQEAKPAKDIEVLSLDDMQDGQLIRGYIKSVSEHGVFIRLSNSIVGRATLKQSTKYFVHNNHKCLSNLLPANTLLMTKIIRIDRKENLVDLSLLTEDTGKPDVLPESLGLPLRLLGEKKKKHDLENKRKRSISESEETEKIAKKKKKTSLEDSDSGVEVYFREEEDQEDEGAKSKAGNQVSSSSGPSRLRVETGFSWELGLSSLKPATATKYTDSSDGEEQDESKPQKKSRQELEREKKVSEKALAQRELELMDPQLRPQDAAEFERLLLASPNSSLLWLQFMAQHLQATQIEQARAVAERALKTISFREEQEKLNVWVALLNLENMYGTQESLKKVFERALQFCEPIPVYQQLADIYAKSDKIKEAENLYKSMVKRFRQNKAVWVSYGTFLLQQGQSDAASALLQRALASLPSKESVEIITKFAQLEFRFGNTEKGRTMFDKVLTSYPKRTDLWSVFIDLVVKHGSQNDVRAIFDRVIHLSLSIKKIKFFFKRYLEYEKKHGTPQTIQAVKDKAMEFVEGKANEVAS, encoded by the exons ATGGATTTTGTGGAGGAAGACTTCCCCCGAGGGGGCACAGTTAAGGAAGCTCCTATAAGCAAAATAAAAAGACGGATTGAGGTGGACAATCTTTTCCAG tcaAATGGAAAAGAAGCAAGGAAAAGGGCGTTCTTTCCAAAAGATGACAGCAAGAAATTCAAGAAGCAAGAAACCATTGAGGAGGGTGAAGATAGCCTTGCTCTCAATGCACCTACAAAGTGTGTGGAAATACTACatatgaag AAATTAAAGGAAGGCATGTTGCTACTGGGTTGTGTGAAAGAGGTCTCAGACTTTGAGGTGATTGTTGGTCTACCTTGTGGTCTGCGCGGCTTCCTGAGCATCAGGAACATCTGTGATTCTTACACCAAGCTGCTTACTGAACAATTGGATTCAGATCACACTGAG gaTATTATTGCTCTGCCACACCTCTTCAGTTCTGGCATGATGTTGAGGTGTGTAGTTGCCAAATTGGCGACTTCCAGAAGAGGCACTTTGAGCATACAACTCTCAATTAATCCAAAACTGGTTAACAAGGCTCTCAAATCAAATGCTCTGAAAGTTGGGATG GTATTAAGTGGATGTGTTGAGAGCCTTCAAGATCATGGCTGCTTAGTGGACATTGGTATCAAGGGAACCAAGGCTTTCCTGCCCAAAAAGACTGCTAAAGATAAACAGAAAAATCACAATG tGTTAAAAGTGGGAGAGTACATTACTTGTCAAATAAAACAAGTGAAGAAGGATGGATGTTTATTGCGCCTTGATATGAACCCCTCAGTTATTGGCAAAGCTTGTGCTGAATCTCAACAAGGATGGAACTTGACTAACCTTCTTCCAGGACTTCTTGTTAAAGCAACAATCCAAAAG GTGACCAAACATGGACTGCACCTGAACTTTCTCTCGTCCTTCAGTGGTCAGGTAGACTTTTTTCACATGGAAAGAGGGATGGCTTACACTGAGGGAGAAACG GTTCTGGCCCGTGTGCTGTACATGGAGCCATCAACCCGTTTAGTAGGATTAAGTCTGCGTGGCTACATAGTTCAGTCTGAAACCAGAATCAATACCCTGCTTGCCTGCGGCGATATCATCAGTAAGGTGGTGGACTGCCAGATTACCTCTATGCACCACAACTCTGGAGCTATGTTGGAATTGCCCGACAAAACCCTGGCATTTGTACAT AGGCATAACCTGGAGGAGCCTAATGAATCACTTAATGAGAACAAACTACAAGCCTTACCCAAGCGCACTTGCAGGATAACTGACTTCAGCCCCATGGACcaaattcatttggcaacaCTACGCAA gaCTGTTATTAAGAAACCCTTCTTTCGATGCAGCGATCTTCGGGCTGGTCAAATTGTAGAG GGGACAGTGTCCGTCATACTCAATCATGGTATGACGGTACATTTGTCCAGTCACATTCGAGGAATGGTGCCTAATACCCACTTATCTGACATCACCTTGAAGAACCCTGAGAAAAAGTATGCAGAGGGCATGAAAGTCAAATGTCGG GTGTTGTCAATGAATGTTGACACGAAGAAGCTGTTTTTGACCCTAAAGAAGGCCCTTATAGAAAGCACCTTGCCATTATTCCTAACCTATGACGATGCATGGTGTGGAAGGGTTTCTCATGGCTACATTGTTTCTGTCAAGACATTCGGCTGCATCGTCCGATTCTACAATGATGTTAAGGGCCTGGTGCCAATCAGTGAGCTCAGCTCTGAATTGATCGTTAACCCTGAGGAAGTCTTCAGCGTTGGTCAG GTGATGAAGGCAAGGGTTCTACAGTGTGATCCAGTGAAGCAAAAGCTGTTGCTGTCATTTAAAGCTGCCATAgcggaagaaagaaaaaaaaaagtccagtttGAGTTGGGAAAG AGATTGGACGTCAAGGTCATTAAGAAGTCAACCAACGGTCTAGAAGTGGCCATTCTTCCTGAAGAGGTGCATGCCATCCTACCCATAGTGCACCTGTCTGATCTCATGTCTAACTGCCAGTTGCTGGCGGAGGCCCTGCAGGAGGGAGACACCATTTCAAACCTCGTCTGTGTTTTTCAAAATACGACAGAGATT ACTATCACAAAGAAGCCGGCAGTGATCTGGTCATTAGAGGAAGGATTCGCTGCTAAGGATTTCTCTGAGATTCTAGTTGGAATGCAGATGATTGGTTGGGTCCAGAACATAGCTCACGGCATCTTTGTCGAGTTCCCCTACGGCCTTGTTGGTTTTGCACCAAAGTCT GCCCTATCTGAGATCTTCATTACGGATATAACAACCATATTCAAGGTCGGCCAGACGGTGATTGCTAAGGTGACTAATTTGGATGAGGAGAAGAAGCAATTCTCGGTCACACTGAAAATCTCTGAGGTCGCCATGCCAGAAGGAGCTGTCCTTAACGGACTCATGCATGCTGTGGAAGAAAGACAAGCTGTGAGTGAAATGATCGCACTGAGAG actCTAGGGATATTTACAAGCAGTTAGCTGCTCTGACTGTTGGCCAGAGGCTCAAGTTGGTTGTGGACACAGAGAATTATGATGATGTAGCCTACTTCAAGTCAGATGAGTTGGTTGGTGCCACCATACAGGCCACTAAACGCCATGTGATGG GGATTCAGTTGACCCCAGGACAAAAGGTTGACGCAGTTGTTCTTTATGTTGACATCTTTTCTTCTACTGTCCATGTGTCCCTCCTTTCTGAGTTGgttgggaaaaagaaaaag cTGACAGAAAAGAGCCATCACTTTGCAATTTTGCAACACAACATAAACGATCTAGCCATCATCTCCGTGGAAGGCACTGCTCATATGACAATCATTCAAACACAAAAGCACCTGAATGAGATCACCCATTTAGAGTCAAATAAGCTGTGGACAGGAATGCCTTTGGCCGTTGAGGTTGTTGAACCCCACTGCGAGCAATTGCGAGGGCTCCCTCTAGTGTCATGGAAGCGTTCTTTACCGAAACGGTGGCGCACAGTTACATTAAACAAGACGGACTTAGAAAACAAGACGGACTTAGAAAACAAGACGGACTTAGAAAACAAGACGGACTTAGAAAACAAGACGGACTTAGAAAACAAGACGGACTTAGAAAACAAGACAGACTTAGAAAACAAGACGGACTTAGAAAACAAGACGGACTTAGAAACTGGCTGCCGATTTGGAGAAATTGTAGAGGGCAAAGTACGTTCAGTGAAACCTACCAACATTCAGGTCACACTAGAGGATGGAATCTCAGGCTTTATCCATGTGTCTGAGGTGATGACGTCTGAAGAAGTGGCAGAAGGATCTTTCCCTACAGCTTCAGTGAAAGTGGGCAAAATGGTCACTTGCAGGGTCAttggaggaagaaaaaacaccAGTAATGG AGTCCTACCTATTTCCCACCCAAGAGGCAAGTACACTCTTCCAGAGCTCACAATAATACCGAG CAAACTGGATGACAAAATTGAGCTCACATCGGTTACGCCACAACAGAAATTGAGCCGTTATAAGGCTGGTGAGGAAATAACCTGTTTTGTCTCAAAG TTTAATTCAGAGATGAAGTGTTTGGAGATCACCTGTGATCCTTCGGTCTCTGGAACAGTGGAATTGCTAGCCCTGATTACTCATCCTAAA GATTCCAGCCACCCTGAGAAATTGTATAAACTTGGCCAAGCTGTTAAGGCTAAAGTGGTTGAAGTGAGTCTCAAGCTTCAACGATTGGTATTATCACTCTCAG GAATTCATGAACTGGAAGCAGGTAAAATCGTATTGGGAAGGGTGTCCAGCATTCTCCCACACCTCGGCCTTATAGTCAAACTTCCGTTTGGTAACATTGGAAGTGTGGCAATCACTGACCTTGCTGATGCATACAAGCCCAACCCGTTAGCAGCATTTCAGAAGGATCAGCTGCTGAG GTTCTATCTTCTGGGCAGTGAAAATGACAAGTGGCATTTATCTCTACGAGCCTCAAG GGTGAGCCCACAAGAGGCCAAGCCAGCAAAAGACATTGAAGTTTTATCCCTAGATGATATGCAAGACGGCCAGTTAATCAGGGGCTATATCAAATCTGTCAGTGAGCATGGGGTCTTTATAAG GTTGTCAAATAGCATCGTAGGGAGAGCCACACTTAAGCAGTCCACCAAGTATTTTGTTCACAACAACCACAAATGCCTCAGTAATCTTCTACCAGCCAACACCCTGCTCATGACCAAGATCATCAG AATCGACAGAAAAGAGAACCTGGTTGACCTGTCCCTGCTCACCGAGGACACTGGGAAGCCAGATGTCCTTCCCGAATCACTCGGCCTACCGCTACGTCTCttgggagaaaagaaaaagaagcatGACctagaaaacaaaagaaaacgttCTATTTCTGAAAGTGAAGAG ACTGAAAAaatagcaaagaaaaaaaagaaaacaagccttGAAGACAGTGACAGTGGGGTTGAAGTGTACTTCAGAGAGGAGGAAGATCAGGAAGATGAAGGCGCTAAATCGAAAGCTGGAAAT CAGGTTTCCAGTTCCTCGGGTCCTTCCCGACTGCGGGTTGAAACTGGATTCTCCTGGGAACTTGGCTTGAGCTCACTGAAGCCTGCTACAGCAACCAAGTATACAGACTCCAGTGATGGAGAGGAGCAAGATGAAAGCAAG CCTCAGAAGAAGTCTCGGCAGGAGCTAGAGAGGGAGAAAAAGGTGTCGGAGAAAGCTTTGGCGCAACGTGAGCTGGAGTTGATGGACCCTCAACTCCGGCCCCAGGATGCAGCAGAGTTCGAACGCCTGCTCTTGGCCTCTCCCAATAGCTCGCTGCTCTGGCTTCAGTTCATGGCACAGCACCTGCAGGCCACCCAGATTGAGCAGGCTCGTGCAGTAGCAGAGAGGGCGCTGAAAACCATTTCTTTCAG agAAGAGCAGGAGAAGCTGAATGTGTGGGTGGCCCTGCTAAATTTGGAGAATATGTACGGCACTCAGGAGAGTTTGAAGAAAGTATTTGAGCGAGCCCTTCAGTTCTGTGAACCCATACCAGTCTATCAGCAGCTGGCTGACATCTACGCCAAATCTGACAAGATCAAG GAGGCGGAGAACTTGTATAAGTCCATGGTGAAGCGTTTTCGTCAAAACAAAGCAGTGTGGGTGAGCTATGGTACCTTCCTGCTTCAGCAGGGCCAGAGTGATGCGGCCAGCGCCCTTCTACAAAGGGCGCTTGCAAGTCTGCCATCCAAAGAAA GTGTGGAAATTATCACAAAGTTTGCACAGCTGGAGTTCCGCTTTGGAAACACAGAAAAAGGTCGTACAATGTTTGACAAAGTCCTCACAAGCTACCCAAAACGCACAGACCTCTGGTCTGTTTTCATCGACCTCGTGGTCAAACATGGATCACAGAATGATGTCCG GGCCATCTTTGATCGCGTGATCCATCTGAGTTTGTCGATAAAGAAAATCAAGTTCTTCTTCAAGCGGTATCTGGAATACGAGAAGAAGCACGGAACACCACAGACCATCCAAGCTGTCAAAGACAAGGCTATGGAGTTTGTTGAAGGCAAAGCCAATGAGGTGGCCAGCTAA